One genomic segment of Melospiza georgiana isolate bMelGeo1 chromosome 21, bMelGeo1.pri, whole genome shotgun sequence includes these proteins:
- the TK1 gene encoding thymidine kinase, cytosolic, with translation MNCLTVPGVHPGSPSRPRGQIQVIFGPMFSGKSTELMRRVRRFQLAQYRCLLVKYAKDTRYSSSGVCTHDRSTMEALPAGLLHDVYQEALGAAVIGIDEGQFFPDIVEFCEKMANTGKTVIVAALDGTFQRKAFGSILNLVPLAESVVKLNAVCMECFREASYTKRLGAEREVEVIGGADKYHSVCRACYFRARPQQPGPDNKENVPLGLRQLETAAPRKIFT, from the exons ATGAACTGCCTGACGGTGCCCGGTGTCCACCCCGGCTCCCCCAGCCGGCCCCGCGGGCAGATTCAG GTGATCTTCGGGCCCATGTTCTCCGGGAAAAG CACGGAGCTCATGCGGCGAGTGCGGCGCTTCCAGCTCGCCCAGTACCGGTGCCTGCTGGTGAAGTACGCCAAGGACACGCGCTACAGCTCCTCCGGGGTCTGCACACACGACAG GAGCACCATGGAGGCCCTGCCCGCCGGGCTCCTCCACGACGTGTACCAGGAGGCGCTGGGGGCCGCCGTCATCGGCATCGATGAGGGCCAGTTC TTCCCAGACATTGTGGAGTTCTGTGAGAAAATGGCCAACACTGGGAAAACCGTCATTGTTGCTGCTCTGGATGGCACCTTCCAGAGGAAG GCCTTTGGGAGCATCCTGAACCTGGTGCCGCTGGCGGAGAGCGTGGTGAAGCTGAACGCTGTGTGCATGGAGTGCTTCCGAGAGGCCTCCTACACCAagaggctgggagcagagcgGGAG GTGGAAGTGATCGGAGGAGCTGACAAGTACCACTCGGTGTGCCGAGCCTGCTACTTCCGCGCGCGGCCCCAGCAGCCCGGGCCAGACAACAAGGAGAACGtgcccctgggcctgaggcagctGGAGACAGCTGCCCCTCGCAAGATCTTCACTTGA
- the AFMID gene encoding kynurenine formamidase yields the protein MGGWRDMSAEALEDHYSPSRWSPRLDRDTIIDAHLAVTAAGTERARASGQTLLHVPYGDGDREKLDIYFPTEPSEAFPALVYIHGGYWQCLSKDDSGFAAPPLVSQGVAVVAVGYDIAPKGHMDTMVLQVRRSLAFLAQHYPRIRGIYLCGHSAGAHLAAMVLSTDWTEFQVVPDIKGAVLVSGLYDLEPILHTYVNDALSMSREEAQRNSPMRLVTPAVPPACEVLVAVAQHDSPEFRRQSQEYSQALRAAGWSVSVLDLAGVDHFDVIERLSEDSYVLTQVILNMISRA from the exons ATGGGCGGGTGGCGGGACATGTCCGCGGAG GCGCTGGAGGACCATTACTCCCCCAGTCGCTGGTCCCCCCGCCTGGACCGGGACACCATCATCGACGCGCACCTGGCGGTGACGGCGGCAG GAACCGAGCGGGCCCGGGCCAGCGGGCAGACCCTGCTGCACGTGCCCTACGGCGACGGGGACCGGGAGAAGCTGGACATCTACTTTCCCACGGAGCCTTCCGAAG CCTTCCCGGCGCTGGTCTACATCCACGGCGGGTACTGGCAGTGCCTGAG TAAGGACGACTCAGGGTTTGCAGCCCCGCCGCTGGTGTCGCAGGGGGTGGCAGTGGTGGCGGTGGGCTACGACATCGCCCCCAAGG GCCACATGGACACCATGGTGCTGCAGGTGCGCCGCAGCCTCGCCTTCCTGGCGCAGCACTACCCCAGGATCAG GGGCATTTACCTGTGCGGACACTCGGCAGGGGCCCACCTGGCGGCCATGGTGCTGTCCACAGACTGGACGGAATTCCAAGTGGTGCCAGATATCAAAG gAGCGGTGCTGGTGAGCGGCCTGTATGACCTGGAGCCCATCCTGCACACCTACGTGAACGATGCTCTGAGCATGAGCCG ggaggaggcCCAGAGGAACAGCCCCATGAGACTCGTCACCCCAGCCGTGCCACCAGCCTGTGAGGTGCTCGTGGCTGTGGCCCAGCATGACTCCCCAGAGTTTCGCAGGCAGTCCCAGGAGTACAGCCAG gCCCTGCGTGCAGCAGGCTGGTCTGTCTCTGTGCTGGACCTGGCTGGTGTGGATCACTTTGATGTCATTGAGAGGCTGTCAGAGGACAGCTATGTCCTCACTCAG GTGATTCTGAACATGATTTCAAGAGCATGA
- the LOC131092185 gene encoding uncharacterized protein LOC131092185: MRRAMARAAVGDDDYGEDPAVNELQRRAAATLGTESALFVPTATMANLIAVMCHCQRRGAQLFLGRDAHLHVYEHGGAAQVAGVHSQALPDLPNGTFDLEQLELTIREAHGSRYHPRPELICLENTHSSAGGRALPLTYLRQVRGLADRYGLRVHMDGARLMNAAVAQGVEPAQIAQHCDSVSLCFSKGLGAPAGAVLAGSRQFVAEAWRVRKLLGGGMRQAGVLAAAALLGLQHAKETLSRDHEHARSFAEGVQALDSPLCSVSLAAVETNIVMLDVPGAWPCPAELCERLRTVSEEEEAEAGRAVSVLLLPWSARALRAVWHRDVSARGTELARRKLEFVARKCQEELASRLHRAPPGTGGA, from the exons CTACGGGGAGGACCCGGCGGTGAACG AGCTGCAGCGCCGGGCCGCGGCCACTCTGGGCACCGAATCCGCTCTGTTCGTGCCCACGGCCACCATGGCCAACCTCATCGCCG TGATGTGCCACTGCCAGCGCAGGGGGGCTCAGCTCTTCCTGGGCCGGGACGCCCACCTGCACGTCTACGAGCACGGCGGGGCCGCGCAG GTCGCCGGTGTGCActcccaggcactgccagatCTGCCGAATGGCACCTTCgacctggagcagctggagctgaccaTCCGCGAGGCCCACGGCAGCCGGTACCACCCGCGTCCTGAGCTCATCTGCCTGGAGAACACGCACAGCTCGGCGGGCGGCCGGGCGCTGCCCCTCACCTATCTCAGGCAG GTCCGCGGGCTTGCAGACCGTTACGGGCTGCGGGTGCACATGGACGGCGCACGGCTGATGAATGCAGCAGTGGCCCAGGGCGTGGAGCCAGCCCAGATTGCCCAGCACTGTGActctgtgtccctctgcttCTCCAAG ggcctgggcGCCCCGGCGGGCGCGGTGCTGGCGGGCAGCAGGCAGTTTGTGGCCGAGGCCTGGCGCGTGAGGAAGCTGCTGGGCGGGGGCATGCGGCAGGCGGGGGTGCTGGCGGCCGCCGCTCTCCTCGGGCTGCAGCACGCCAAGGAGACACTGAGCAGGGACCACGAGCACGCCCGGAGCTTTGCAGAAG GTGTCCAGGCGCTGGACTCTCCGCTGTGCTCCGTCAGCCTGGCAGCAGTGGAGACCAACATCGTGATGCTGGACGTGCCGGGGGCCTGGCCGTGCCCCGCCGAGCTCTGCGAGCGCCTGCGCACCGTcagcgaggaggaggaggccgaGGCCGGGCGGGCTGTCagcgtgctgctgctgccctggtcGGCGCGGGCCCTGCGCGCCGTCTGGCACCGCGACGTCTCGGCCCGCGGCACCGAGCTCGCCAGGAGAAAGCTGGAGTTTGTGGCCAGGAAGTGCCAGGAGGAATTGGCCTCGCGACTGCATCGAGCGCCTCCAGGCACGGGGGGAGCCTGA